The nucleotide window TGCCTGCCAGCAGTGACTGTAAGGATTCCTGTCCTTTGGAATAGAATTTAGCGATGCCTTTCATTTCGAGGGCATCGGTTACCACCAGGCCTTTATAGCCCAGGTCGTTTTTCAGCAGTTTGGTTACTGCTTTATAAGAGATGGAAGTAGGTGTATTGGGTTTATTGTCAATAGCCGGGATAAAGAGATGGCCCACCATGATGGAGCCTACGCCTGCCGCGATGGCTTCCCGGAAAGGATACAGTTCCAGGGAGTCGAGGGCCTGACGGCTCTTGTTGATCGAAGGCAGGTCGAAGTGGGAGTCTACGTTGGTATCGCCATGGCCAGGGAAGTGTTTGGCACAGGCCATTACGCCGGTAGATTGCATACCACGGACGGAAGCAACACCAAGACGGGCTACCTGGTATTTGTTTTCCCCAAAGGAGCGGTCATTGATAACCGGGTTGTTGGGGTTGTTATTAATATCCATATCGGGAGCGAAGTCGAGATGGATACCGATGCGTTTGCATTGTTCCCCCATTACACGGCCTGCTTCGTAGGCCAGGGCCGTATCTCTGGTGGCACCGATCATCATATTACGAGGTAATGAGATCACGCTGTCCAGGCGCATGCCGAGTCCCCATTCCCCGTCCACAGAGATGAGGAGGGGCACTTTGGAGATGGACTGGTAATAATTGGTGAGGTTGGCTTCTCTTACGGGGCCACCCTGGAAGAAGATCAATCCTCCTACTTTGTTGTCTTTGATGTCTTTAACTACAGCATCAATGTGATCCTGTCCCAGATTGGAATGGGCTCTGATCACGATAAGTTGGGCAATACGTTCCTCTGGTGTCAGGGATTGAAATACGCTGTCAACCCATTGAGAAGCCTTATCTTGTGGCTGGGTGGAAGTGGTGTTGACTCTTTTGTGTTTTTTTCTGTTCATAACGCCGGGTGGCATAGGTATAGCGCTCCCAGTCATAAGCAAGCCCGTAAGTCCTGCTACCAATAATTGTTTCCTCATGTCATAAACTTACAAATAATCAGGCAAGAATTCATTAGCAAGGCCTGACTATCAAATAATTATTAATTAATCCTATATGATTTTGTCAAATCGCAAGATATTCGTTAAATTAGAATATCTTTTTAAAGATATTTTATGATTTCACCATAAACATTAAAATATCTTTACTATTTTGTCTAAATCTTTTACATTATTTAACCAATCGCAATTTTAATTGCCAATACATTCAATTGTTTGTTATATTTGCAACCTTGCGAGTAAAGTAGATTTTAATTAAACATGGTCAATCTCATTTTATTTGGCCCTCCCGGTAGCGGCAAGGGTACACAAAGTACTAAGATAATAGATAAGTACGGACTTATACACCTGTCTACAGGCGATTTGCTGCGTACTGAGATTAGCAATAAAACCCCCTTAGGCCTTGAAGCCACCAAATTTATGGACCAGGGTTTACTGGTACCAGACGAGGTGGTAATTGGTATGATCAGCTCCAAGTTGGATGCCAATCCGGAAGCGCGGGGTTTCATCTTTGACGGTTTTCCGCGTACTACTGCTCAGGCTGAAGCGCTGGACAAACTGCTGGCATTGAAGAAAACGGCCATATCTGTGGTGCTGTCTCTGGAAGTTCCGGAAGATGAATTGATCAAGCGTCTGCTGAACCGTGGGCTGACCTCCGGTCGTAGCGACGATTCCTCAGAAGATGTGGTAAAAGCCCGCATTGTGGAATATCATAATAAAACAGCCCCTGTAGCCGACCACTACGCTAAATTCGGCAAGTTCAGGAAAGTAAAAGGAGACGGTACTGAAGCCGAAGTGTTTGAACTGCTGTGCAAGGAAATTAATGAGCTGGTAGCGGAGAAAGTATAATCTACCTTCTCCGCACTAAGAAATATTATAATATCATTTCTTAAACAACGCAAAGATTGTAAGTTGTTAGGTTTATCGTACACGGAAGTGTACTAATTAGCCTAAACTTAACGATCTTTGCGTTTTGTTTTT belongs to Chitinophaga sp. HK235 and includes:
- a CDS encoding adenylate kinase, giving the protein MVNLILFGPPGSGKGTQSTKIIDKYGLIHLSTGDLLRTEISNKTPLGLEATKFMDQGLLVPDEVVIGMISSKLDANPEARGFIFDGFPRTTAQAEALDKLLALKKTAISVVLSLEVPEDELIKRLLNRGLTSGRSDDSSEDVVKARIVEYHNKTAPVADHYAKFGKFRKVKGDGTEAEVFELLCKEINELVAEKV